A section of the Passer domesticus isolate bPasDom1 chromosome 17, bPasDom1.hap1, whole genome shotgun sequence genome encodes:
- the FAM222A gene encoding protein FAM222A yields MLACLQRTQNPPAQHLPCPNKALEPRKCETAPMHSPRYPSPAELDAYAQKVANSPLTIKIFPTNIRVPQHKHLNRTVNGYDTTGQRYSPYPLHAGGYQGLLAIVKASGKSVVKNSEGKRTKLSPAQVGVAPYPASSTLAQGPSCAGQLSYHGGQKQLEGPVPPNVTVAASVLPLAGRSLALPPSNLPSIQSIIYQINQQCQAQGAQPGCPAVVAAHPSPAKHGAFGPGYGGTVLPECRKGAELPLGSNPAAALGPKAGVYPEGMDYLVWQQKQQQQHLRMYSGGSGGGGALSKSPETCAGASRPYGLGGAADKVSSSPLNCMHGNFAVGQYFAPPWNSILVTPNSDCYNPPELGAGPRELGVPPAEGLPSKTLCNTSILSSSLQSLEYLINDIHPPCIKEQMLGKGYETVSVPRLLDHQHAHIRLPVYR; encoded by the coding sequence GCGAGACGGCCCCCATGCATTCCCCGCGCTACCCCAGCCCCGCCGAGCTGGACGCCTACGCACAGAAGGTGGCCAACAGCCCGCTGACCATCAAGATCTTCCCCACCAACATCAGGGTCCCCCAGCACAAGCACCTTAACCGGACGGTGAACGGCTACGACACCACGGGGCAGAGGTACAGCCCCTACCCCCTGCACGCCGGCGGCTACCAGGGGCTGCTGGCCATCGTCAAAGCCTCCGGCAAAAGCGTGGTGAAGAACTCGGAGGGGAAGCGGACTAAGCTCTCGCCCGCCCAGGTGGGCGTCGCTCCCTACCCCGCCTCAAGCACTTTAGCTCAAGGTCCCTCCTGCGCCGGGCAGCTGAGCTACCACGGCGgccagaagcagctggaggGTCCCGTGCCCCCCAACGTGACGGTGGCGGCCTCGGTGCTGCCGCTGGCGGGCAGGAGCCTGGCCCTGCCTCCCTCCAACCTGCCCTCCATCCAGAGCATCATCTACCAGATCAATCAGCAGTGCCAGGCGCAGGGTGCCCAGCCCGGCTGCCCGGCCGTCGTGGCAGCCCaccccagcccggccaagcaCGGCGCCTTCGGCCCCGGCTACGGCGGCACCGTCCTGCCCGAGTGCCGCAAGGGCGCCGAGCTGCCGCTGGGCTCCAACCCGGCCGCCGCCCTGGGACCCAAGGCGGGCGTTTACCCCGAGGGCATGGACTACCTGGTgtggcagcagaagcagcagcagcagcacctgcgaATGTACAgcgggggcagcggcggcgggggggCCCTCAGCAAATCCCCCGAGACGTGCGCGGGCGCCTCGCGGCCCTACGGCCTCGGCGGCGCTGCCGACAAGGTGAGCTCGTCCCCCTTGAACTGCATGCACGGCAACTTCGCGGTGGGGCAGTACTTCGCTCCGCCCTGGAACAGCATCCTGGTGACCCCCAACAGCGACTGTTACAACCCCCCGGAGCTGGGGGCCGGGCCCCGCGAGCTGGGGGTGCCCCCGGCCGAGGGGCTGCCCAGCAAGACCCTCTGCAATACCTCCatcctcagcagcagcctccagtcCCTGGAGTATCTCATCAACGACATCCACCCGCCCTGCATCAAGGAGCAGATGCTAGGCAAGGGCTACGAGACCGTGTCTGTGCCAAGGCTCTTGGACCACCAGCACGCCCACATCCGCCTGCCCGTCTACAGATAA